A portion of the Coraliomargarita parva genome contains these proteins:
- a CDS encoding DUF3347 domain-containing protein, producing the protein MKKKLLPMALGLLLSASAAFAHSDAFKPEFVDTLVAPYLAIQKALASDDLDAAKTGANSFLDAMKHAPHEGEAHEQAADLSTPAKTIADTGDIKAARSSFLALSHEMISLVKHVGTSKDTDLFVAHCPMAFGGKGGDWMQSDKEVTNPYYGAMMLHCGSIQKQVSGEHHDAMEHHDGAMEHHEDGETDEDQEHQHMMMMQKQSSTMSQAKLDAIHAGVEGYKKTETASTSQSMGCCAQ; encoded by the coding sequence ATGAAAAAAAAACTACTACCAATGGCCCTTGGCCTTCTCCTCAGCGCCTCTGCTGCCTTCGCACACAGTGACGCTTTCAAGCCGGAATTCGTCGACACCTTGGTCGCCCCTTACCTTGCCATTCAAAAAGCACTTGCAAGCGACGATTTGGATGCGGCCAAGACCGGCGCCAACAGCTTCCTCGACGCGATGAAGCACGCGCCTCATGAAGGTGAAGCACACGAACAAGCCGCCGACCTCTCCACGCCCGCCAAAACGATCGCGGATACCGGTGACATCAAAGCCGCCCGCAGCTCCTTTCTCGCTCTCTCGCACGAGATGATCTCGCTGGTCAAGCATGTGGGAACATCGAAAGACACCGACCTCTTCGTCGCCCACTGCCCGATGGCATTCGGTGGCAAGGGTGGCGACTGGATGCAATCCGATAAAGAGGTCACCAATCCCTACTACGGTGCCATGATGCTGCATTGCGGCAGTATTCAAAAGCAAGTCAGTGGCGAGCACCATGATGCCATGGAACACCACGATGGCGCCATGGAGCATCACGAAGACGGTGAGACAGACGAAGACCAGGAGCATCAACACATGATGATGATGCAAAAGCAGTCATCCACCATGAGCCAAGCCAAGCTGGATGCGATCCATGCAGGCGTTGAGGGATACAAGAAAACAGAAACGGCCTCGACCTCTCAAAGCATGGGCTGCTGCGCACAATAA
- a CDS encoding DUF2231 domain-containing protein, giving the protein MKRILPLLFLLLGSVSAQTINTMCPVTPDEAAESWITTTYQGQTIGFCCKSCLRKFNADPEAYLSNLGLGSPADTTANTTSDSETEGIDANATRPSATTNPDNTVDTAGTEPTRPPILVFLGKLHVLSVHLPIALLPLAGMLEILAILFKSRPLQFAARLNFLLGACFAVVAAGLGWIAASQSNYPGELADVLTWHRWLGMTVASLGLIGAVGMAVSRTSKAWGIYIYRTVALILLILVPVTAHFGGSLIYGIHYLF; this is encoded by the coding sequence ATGAAACGCATCCTACCACTCTTGTTCCTCTTACTGGGTTCCGTCTCTGCCCAAACGATCAATACGATGTGCCCGGTGACTCCGGACGAAGCGGCCGAGTCGTGGATCACCACGACGTATCAAGGACAAACGATCGGCTTCTGTTGTAAATCCTGCCTCCGAAAGTTCAACGCCGACCCCGAAGCCTATCTCTCCAATCTCGGCCTCGGCAGCCCGGCTGACACAACGGCAAATACCACATCCGATTCCGAAACTGAGGGAATCGATGCGAACGCAACGCGTCCCTCAGCCACGACCAATCCCGACAACACAGTCGACACCGCCGGCACCGAGCCAACCAGGCCACCCATTCTGGTCTTCCTAGGCAAACTGCACGTCTTAAGCGTGCACCTGCCAATCGCACTCCTACCATTGGCCGGAATGCTGGAAATCCTCGCCATCCTCTTTAAGTCGAGGCCGCTCCAGTTCGCAGCCCGGCTTAATTTCCTCCTGGGTGCATGCTTCGCGGTAGTCGCCGCAGGCCTGGGCTGGATCGCCGCCTCTCAAAGCAACTATCCGGGCGAATTGGCCGACGTACTTACCTGGCATCGATGGCTTGGTATGACCGTCGCCTCCCTCGGACTGATCGGAGCGGTGGGAATGGCCGTTTCCCGAACATCAAAAGCATGGGGCATTTACATCTACCGAACCGTCGCTCTGATACTTCTGATTTTAGTCCCGGTCACCGCTCATTTTGGCGGCTCACTCATCTATGGGATCCACTACCTTTTCTAA
- a CDS encoding hemolysin family protein: MSLFDSVYLGITAAPTATTGTATQMDVIILIGSILLALGCSFLCSIAEAVLLSITPSFIESLRDKRPRRAARLSKLKLDNVDRSLAAILTLNTIAHTVGAILSGAKATLVFGSAWFGLFSAIMTLMILFLSEIVPKTLGAVYWKQLVGPTALFVHGLILFLYPMVWLSEKLTKLVARGKKAHVFSRDELISMARVGEASGHIPGSESRILRNLFRLGSLTANDIMTPRTVMTSLPEEMSLEAALPTVSKKPFSRIPVFRDDHDHVTGFVLRDDVLMANARGKGADTLQSIRRDLLTVLDSVSLTELLEQLLENRQHLAIVLDEYGGSKGLVTLEDLVETLIGIEIVDETDNVVDMRALARKQWEKRVKAMGVETPEMKSTTPPSLG, translated from the coding sequence ATGTCTCTTTTCGACTCCGTTTATCTCGGCATCACAGCAGCGCCCACAGCGACCACCGGCACCGCCACACAGATGGATGTGATCATCCTCATCGGTTCCATCCTGCTCGCATTGGGTTGTTCCTTTCTCTGTTCGATTGCCGAAGCGGTGCTGCTCAGCATCACGCCCTCCTTCATCGAGAGCCTACGCGACAAGCGTCCGCGCCGGGCCGCACGCCTGAGCAAGCTCAAGCTCGACAATGTTGACCGTTCACTAGCAGCCATCCTGACACTCAACACGATCGCACACACGGTCGGCGCCATTCTCTCCGGTGCCAAAGCCACGCTGGTCTTCGGCAGTGCCTGGTTCGGTCTCTTTTCGGCGATCATGACACTAATGATCCTCTTCCTGTCAGAGATCGTTCCGAAAACACTGGGCGCCGTTTACTGGAAACAGCTTGTCGGCCCCACCGCCCTCTTTGTTCACGGACTGATTCTTTTCCTCTATCCGATGGTCTGGCTCTCAGAGAAACTGACCAAACTGGTCGCCCGGGGTAAGAAAGCGCATGTCTTCAGTCGCGACGAATTGATCTCCATGGCACGCGTCGGTGAAGCCTCCGGTCACATCCCCGGCAGCGAATCCCGCATCCTGAGAAACTTGTTCCGCCTAGGTTCCTTGACCGCCAACGACATCATGACCCCACGCACCGTCATGACCTCTCTGCCCGAAGAAATGAGCCTTGAGGCGGCCCTTCCCACAGTCTCGAAGAAGCCTTTTTCACGCATCCCGGTGTTCCGGGACGACCATGACCATGTCACCGGCTTTGTGCTGCGCGACGACGTCCTCATGGCCAATGCCCGCGGCAAGGGTGCCGATACCCTACAAAGCATTCGAAGGGACCTTCTCACGGTACTCGATTCCGTCTCCCTAACCGAACTCCTGGAACAGCTGCTGGAGAACCGCCAACACCTCGCCATCGTGCTCGACGAATATGGTGGCAGCAAGGGCCTGGTCACCCTGGAAGACCTGGTAGAGACCTTGATCGGCATAGAGATCGTGGACGAAACAGACAACGTCGTCGACATGCGCGCTCTCGCCCGCAAGCAATGGGAAAAGCGCGTCAAAGCCATGGGCGTCGAGACACCGGAGATGAAGTCGACCACCCCGCCCTCTTTGGGCTAG
- a CDS encoding endonuclease domain-containing protein, with product MDQDGPIHNRSEMKQKRRDLRHKMTAAETRLWKYLKSSQLENRKFRRQHSVGPYILDFYCPTEKLSIELDGESHEGPIAAQHDAKRTAYLNAHGIRVLRFENQAVFDMPEGVLNRIREVFRDRK from the coding sequence ATGGATCAAGACGGCCCCATCCATAACCGCTCCGAAATGAAACAAAAGCGGCGCGACTTACGGCACAAGATGACTGCCGCTGAAACCCGACTTTGGAAGTATCTGAAATCCAGCCAACTGGAGAATCGAAAATTTCGGAGACAACACAGTGTAGGTCCCTACATCCTGGATTTCTACTGTCCCACAGAGAAGCTCTCGATTGAATTGGATGGCGAATCACATGAGGGACCCATCGCAGCACAGCATGATGCGAAACGAACTGCCTACCTCAACGCTCATGGAATACGTGTGCTGCGATTTGAGAATCAAGCGGTTTTTGATATGCCGGAAGGCGTGCTGAATCGGATACGTGAGGTATTCCGAGATAGGAAATAA
- a CDS encoding YceH family protein — translation MSESPDELVQLTAEEARVLGCLLEKEATTPDVYPLTLNSLITACNQKTNRFPVVDYDEETVAEAIEGLRAKKLAFRMDVAGSRVPKYRHHVDETLGLAKAGKALLTVLLLRGAQTPGELRTRTERMHIFPDPEAVEKELDFLAEDMDPALWRRMPPAPGQKEARYKHLLCGDVEPEAPISAGLASEPAVASVQARNQRIETLENKVAELEGELDELKAAFEQFRQQFD, via the coding sequence ATGTCCGAATCCCCCGATGAACTCGTCCAACTGACCGCAGAGGAAGCCCGCGTCTTGGGCTGCCTGTTGGAAAAAGAGGCCACTACGCCCGATGTGTATCCGCTGACCTTGAACAGCCTGATTACGGCCTGCAACCAGAAGACCAACCGCTTCCCTGTGGTGGACTACGATGAGGAAACGGTGGCGGAGGCGATTGAAGGTTTGCGGGCCAAAAAGCTGGCGTTCCGGATGGATGTGGCCGGCTCGCGTGTGCCGAAATACCGGCATCATGTGGACGAGACGCTGGGTTTGGCCAAGGCGGGGAAGGCCCTCTTGACCGTTTTACTGCTGCGTGGCGCTCAGACGCCCGGCGAGCTGCGCACCCGGACCGAGCGCATGCATATTTTTCCTGATCCCGAAGCGGTGGAAAAGGAGCTGGATTTCCTCGCCGAAGATATGGATCCGGCCCTCTGGCGTCGCATGCCTCCGGCACCGGGACAGAAGGAAGCCCGCTATAAGCATTTGCTCTGCGGTGACGTGGAGCCGGAAGCACCCATTTCCGCCGGTCTGGCCAGTGAGCCGGCAGTGGCGAGTGTGCAGGCCCGTAACCAGCGGATCGAAACCTTGGAAAACAAGGTTGCCGAGTTGGAAGGGGAGCTGGACGAACTGAAAGCCGCTTTCGAACAGTTCCGGCAGCAGTTTGATTGA
- a CDS encoding NAD(P)-dependent alcohol dehydrogenase produces the protein MTPTAAFAAFSTTEPLAPLNIERREVGPHDVRIEIEYCGVCHSDIHTARNEWGGTQYPVVPGHEIIGRVKELGEHVTAFKVGELVGVGCMVDSCQDCDSCAEGLEQYCEKGGTFTYNSPDKISGGVTYGGYSTRIVVNEKFVLHVSEKLDTKAVAPLLCAGITTYSPLRQWKVKAGDKVGIIGLGGLGHMGVKFAHAMGAHVVMITTSPSKGEDAKKLGADEVLISKDAAAMQAQANSFDFLLNTIPVGHNMDPYVALLKRDATMVLVGAVEPLEPLNGAGLIFGRKRIAGSLIGGIPETQEMLDFCAEHDIVCDVEMIRMQDINEAYDRVVKSDVKYRFVIDMQSLRETE, from the coding sequence ATGACGCCAACCGCCGCATTTGCCGCCTTTTCCACCACCGAGCCGCTGGCTCCACTTAACATCGAACGCCGCGAAGTCGGGCCGCACGATGTCCGAATCGAGATTGAATATTGCGGGGTCTGCCACAGCGACATTCACACCGCCCGGAATGAATGGGGTGGTACGCAGTATCCGGTGGTGCCGGGGCATGAGATCATTGGCCGGGTCAAGGAATTGGGTGAACATGTCACCGCATTTAAAGTCGGCGAGCTGGTCGGGGTCGGTTGTATGGTTGACTCTTGTCAGGATTGTGACTCCTGTGCGGAAGGCTTGGAGCAGTACTGCGAGAAGGGCGGCACTTTTACCTACAACAGTCCCGATAAGATTTCCGGCGGGGTGACCTACGGTGGCTACTCGACCCGTATCGTGGTGAACGAGAAATTCGTGCTCCATGTTTCGGAGAAGCTCGATACCAAAGCGGTGGCACCCTTGCTGTGCGCGGGGATTACGACCTATTCGCCGCTCCGTCAATGGAAGGTGAAGGCGGGTGACAAGGTCGGTATCATCGGCCTCGGCGGGCTCGGTCACATGGGCGTGAAATTTGCCCACGCCATGGGGGCACATGTGGTGATGATCACGACCTCGCCTTCGAAGGGAGAGGACGCCAAGAAGCTCGGCGCCGACGAGGTCCTGATTTCGAAAGACGCCGCCGCGATGCAGGCGCAGGCCAACAGTTTTGATTTCCTTCTGAATACCATTCCTGTCGGTCACAACATGGACCCGTATGTGGCCTTGTTGAAGCGTGATGCCACGATGGTCCTGGTCGGCGCGGTCGAGCCGCTCGAACCTTTGAACGGTGCCGGCCTGATCTTCGGCCGCAAGCGGATCGCCGGTTCCTTGATCGGCGGGATTCCGGAGACGCAGGAGATGTTGGATTTCTGTGCCGAGCATGACATCGTCTGTGATGTCGAGATGATCCGCATGCAGGACATTAATGAAGCGTACGACCGGGTCGTGAAGTCGGACGTGAAGTACCGCTTCGTGATCGATATGCAGTCGCTGCGCGAGACGGAGTAG
- a CDS encoding enoyl-CoA hydratase/isomerase family protein — protein MNTLSVTKSEAVATVTLSRGKVNALNEAMVEELATCFEELEQDPEVRAVILTGQGKFFSFGFDIPEFLTYPKADFTRYLKKFTGLYRQVFCFSKPVVAALNGHTMAGGCMLASACDWRVMVSDRAKIALNEISFGASVLAGAVEMLGFGIGWRNAQTILYGGAMYSPDEAQLLGLVDQICVPEDLTNAAVGKAKELGGKGAAAFAGIKELLRQPIAERIREREPASIEKFVEVWYSDTTWANLQKITIAR, from the coding sequence ATGAACACACTATCAGTTACAAAGTCGGAGGCGGTGGCAACGGTCACACTCAGCCGGGGAAAGGTGAATGCCTTGAATGAGGCGATGGTTGAGGAATTGGCCACTTGCTTTGAGGAGTTGGAGCAGGACCCGGAGGTGCGGGCTGTGATACTGACCGGGCAGGGCAAGTTCTTCTCCTTTGGTTTTGATATCCCCGAGTTCCTGACGTATCCGAAGGCCGATTTTACACGCTATCTGAAAAAATTCACGGGCTTGTACCGGCAGGTCTTCTGCTTTTCAAAGCCGGTGGTTGCCGCGCTGAACGGTCACACCATGGCAGGAGGCTGCATGCTGGCGTCGGCATGTGACTGGCGGGTCATGGTATCGGATCGGGCCAAGATCGCTTTGAATGAGATCAGTTTCGGCGCTTCCGTACTGGCGGGTGCGGTTGAGATGTTGGGCTTCGGGATTGGCTGGAGAAATGCCCAGACGATTCTTTACGGTGGGGCCATGTATTCACCGGACGAAGCGCAGCTGCTGGGACTGGTTGATCAAATTTGCGTTCCGGAAGATTTGACGAATGCCGCAGTGGGGAAGGCCAAGGAGCTGGGCGGCAAGGGGGCTGCCGCCTTTGCCGGGATCAAGGAACTCTTGCGTCAACCCATTGCCGAGCGGATACGGGAGCGGGAGCCGGCATCCATCGAAAAGTTTGTGGAGGTTTGGTATTCCGATACGACCTGGGCGAATCTGCAGAAGATTACAATTGCTCGTTAG
- a CDS encoding LamG-like jellyroll fold domain-containing protein, producing the protein MKKITLVCATAALALSASNTLLGQAYVTAVNNDNPFAYYRFNDTSSASDDTVTDEVGSNDGLYFRDATLTANNSLAGFGAGNTAFTVSSADQNYARLGTLPGFGSSLDTGVTIEFWVNSSKTTQGGMGLFQSNSPGFFINLDEHPSGSPVTDDNIRVYGQLSGNGAPATYGGVAADTDITDGTWNYFAATLTVNAGGDSIMNVYTANAGDTATTLLSSTILSDPTSGIAEDFSINFTVGVINVNSSASFYMDGMFDELALYDSILTKEQLDAHVLASTVPEPSTYGILLGGAGLGFVLLRRRRV; encoded by the coding sequence ATGAAAAAAATTACCCTCGTATGTGCGACCGCCGCGCTTGCGCTTAGTGCTTCGAATACACTTCTCGGTCAGGCTTATGTCACAGCCGTCAATAATGACAATCCCTTCGCCTACTATCGCTTCAACGATACAAGCAGTGCGAGCGACGATACGGTGACGGATGAAGTGGGGAGCAATGACGGGCTCTATTTTAGGGATGCGACTCTGACCGCGAATAATTCGCTCGCCGGTTTCGGTGCGGGGAATACGGCCTTTACCGTCAGCTCCGCGGACCAGAATTATGCGAGACTTGGTACTTTGCCTGGTTTTGGCAGCAGCCTCGATACGGGTGTTACGATCGAGTTCTGGGTCAATTCCTCCAAAACCACTCAGGGGGGGATGGGGTTGTTTCAGAGCAACTCCCCGGGCTTTTTTATTAATTTGGATGAACATCCCTCCGGTTCTCCTGTAACCGATGACAATATCCGTGTTTACGGGCAGTTGAGCGGCAATGGTGCGCCGGCCACCTACGGTGGCGTGGCTGCGGATACGGATATCACGGATGGTACCTGGAATTATTTTGCCGCGACCCTTACGGTGAATGCCGGTGGTGACAGTATAATGAATGTCTACACGGCAAATGCGGGCGATACCGCAACGACTTTATTGTCCTCCACAATTCTCAGCGATCCCACTTCAGGCATCGCTGAAGACTTCTCCATTAATTTCACCGTAGGGGTGATCAATGTAAACAGTTCCGCGAGCTTTTATATGGACGGAATGTTTGATGAGCTGGCGCTCTATGACAGCATCCTGACAAAGGAGCAGCTGGACGCTCACGTCCTCGCGTCGACGGTACCTGAGCCTTCGACTTATGGTATCCTGCTGGGGGGGGCCGGACTCGGATTCGTGCTGCTGCGCCGTCGTCGCGTTTAG
- the feoB gene encoding ferrous iron transport protein B produces the protein MSELVLEPTAGHDCERCPVWRPGALKKLGVNMDSWDFVVALAGNPNTGKSTVFNALTGLRQHTGNWPGKTISRAEGGFSYSENRYKIVDLPGTYSLRSTSTDEQVAREFILFGRPDVAVVVCDATSLERNLNLLLQVRQITGRVVVALNLMDEARAQNIEIDVRNLARELGVPVVPMSARSREGLPELLAEIHRMATETRPPKPRPAHIQDRSLARALNTVKAAMAGAGIATVQDDWVALRLLESDPAVEASLREGTLGQLSDDHAGSTLGNTGDEGILRPDTAQVDAVLEAIRAARWTVGRNSYDAIVESIYAEAGHLAGAYVKREGDADTYGWRTKLDRLLTGRWTGLPVMAFMLLVVLWLTISGANVPSGMLAELLIDKGHPLMQELAAWAQLPAWLSGVMVDGMYLTMAWVISVMLPPMAIFFPLFTLLEDFGYLPRVAYNLDGLFRRSGAHGKQSLSMAMGFGCNAAGVIATRVIDSPRERLIAILTNNFALCNGRWPTQILIGTIFIGALAPAGLASFVAAGSVFAVASLGILLTFGVSFVLSKSLLKGEASAFSLELPPYRPPNILRTLYVSIIDRTIFVLWRAIVFAVPAGVVIWSICNIDVSGLSIAEWAIRGLDPIAWPLGLTGVILLAYVVAIPANEIVIPTVLMLTVMTTGMHIDAAAGAGVMFETSDEGILFSLLSAGGWTTLTAVCLMLFSLCHNPCSTTLYTIYKETNSLKWATWAAVIPTALGVVLCALVAGVWRLLV, from the coding sequence ATGTCAGAGCTAGTATTAGAACCGACCGCAGGTCACGATTGCGAGCGCTGTCCTGTCTGGCGCCCCGGCGCACTGAAGAAGCTCGGAGTCAATATGGACTCCTGGGACTTTGTCGTCGCGCTCGCCGGGAATCCGAATACGGGTAAAAGTACCGTTTTCAACGCCCTGACCGGTCTGCGCCAGCATACCGGGAACTGGCCGGGTAAAACGATCTCGCGTGCCGAGGGCGGATTTTCGTATTCGGAAAACCGATACAAGATAGTCGACCTTCCCGGGACCTATTCGCTGCGTTCGACTTCGACGGACGAACAGGTCGCCCGTGAGTTCATTCTTTTCGGACGTCCGGATGTGGCCGTGGTTGTTTGTGACGCCACCTCCCTTGAGCGCAATTTGAACCTGCTGCTTCAGGTTCGGCAGATTACCGGACGCGTGGTGGTGGCCCTGAACCTTATGGATGAGGCCCGCGCGCAGAATATCGAGATTGACGTACGCAATCTCGCCCGCGAACTGGGGGTGCCTGTGGTACCTATGTCCGCCCGCAGTCGCGAAGGCCTTCCGGAATTACTGGCGGAGATCCATCGAATGGCGACCGAAACACGTCCGCCCAAGCCGCGCCCCGCACACATTCAAGACCGTTCCTTGGCCCGCGCTCTGAATACCGTGAAGGCGGCGATGGCCGGGGCCGGCATTGCCACGGTCCAAGACGACTGGGTGGCGCTGCGCCTGCTTGAAAGCGACCCGGCGGTTGAAGCCTCCCTGAGGGAAGGCACGCTGGGACAATTGAGTGACGACCACGCCGGCAGTACCTTGGGGAATACGGGGGACGAGGGGATTCTGCGCCCGGATACAGCGCAGGTAGATGCTGTTCTTGAAGCGATTCGAGCGGCCCGGTGGACGGTGGGGCGCAACAGCTACGACGCGATCGTCGAATCGATCTATGCCGAAGCCGGGCATCTTGCCGGTGCTTACGTGAAACGTGAAGGGGATGCCGATACATATGGCTGGCGTACCAAGCTCGACCGCTTGTTGACAGGACGCTGGACCGGTTTGCCGGTGATGGCCTTCATGCTGCTGGTGGTCCTCTGGCTGACCATCAGTGGGGCCAATGTGCCTTCGGGGATGTTGGCGGAGCTGCTTATCGATAAAGGGCATCCGCTCATGCAGGAACTCGCAGCATGGGCACAGCTACCGGCGTGGCTCAGTGGCGTGATGGTCGACGGCATGTATCTGACGATGGCCTGGGTCATCAGTGTGATGCTGCCCCCGATGGCGATCTTCTTTCCCTTGTTTACGCTACTGGAGGATTTCGGTTACCTGCCTCGGGTGGCATACAATCTCGACGGGCTCTTCCGTCGTTCCGGTGCGCATGGCAAACAGTCGCTGAGTATGGCGATGGGCTTTGGTTGTAATGCGGCCGGGGTGATTGCGACGCGGGTGATTGATTCTCCGCGGGAACGTCTGATCGCGATCCTGACGAATAATTTCGCGCTCTGTAACGGACGCTGGCCGACGCAAATTCTGATTGGCACAATCTTCATCGGTGCACTCGCGCCGGCCGGCTTGGCCAGTTTTGTGGCTGCCGGTTCTGTCTTCGCCGTGGCATCTCTGGGGATACTACTGACCTTTGGCGTGTCCTTCGTCTTGTCGAAGTCCCTGCTCAAAGGGGAAGCCTCTGCCTTCAGTCTGGAGCTGCCTCCCTACCGCCCGCCGAATATCTTGAGGACCCTGTATGTTTCCATCATTGACCGTACGATCTTCGTGCTGTGGCGGGCCATTGTCTTTGCCGTGCCCGCTGGCGTGGTCATCTGGAGCATCTGTAATATTGATGTTTCGGGCCTTTCCATTGCGGAGTGGGCGATCCGTGGGCTCGATCCGATTGCCTGGCCGCTTGGGCTAACCGGAGTCATCCTCTTGGCCTATGTGGTGGCCATTCCGGCCAACGAAATCGTCATTCCGACCGTGCTCATGCTGACCGTCATGACGACCGGCATGCACATTGACGCCGCAGCGGGAGCCGGAGTCATGTTCGAAACCAGCGACGAAGGCATCCTCTTTTCCTTGCTGAGCGCCGGTGGGTGGACGACTTTGACCGCGGTCTGTCTCATGCTCTTCAGTCTCTGCCATAATCCTTGTTCGACCACGCTCTATACGATCTACAAGGAGACCAATAGTCTCAAATGGGCGACTTGGGCGGCTGTGATTCCCACTGCTTTGGGAGTGGTGCTCTGTGCCTTGGTCGCTGGAGTTTGGCGCTTGCTTGTTTAA
- a CDS encoding DtxR family transcriptional regulator, with amino-acid sequence MFDRNRNESDLGEDFLKHAAANTSAGEDLPVSRIVDMLELPAGEEVSLLGQLKDEGLIQDSDGGWQLTQSGWTRGRELIRAHRIYESYLAESTGMHPSEWHAEADQQEHRLDSEEVNRMAIELNRPRFDPHGDAIPTRRLEMEEPQGLLLSQVSENGYYRLVHLEDEPADPFKRTVAAGLAPDLVLRVEVLNGGRYRVGWAGQEEVLDSAQAAACLVQVCEADTSNLPTGNLASLPVGEWASLHSISPAVRGLQRRRLLDLGFVPGSRVGKEGVAAFKGPMRFRVRGTMQALRPELAAMIYTKGKEESH; translated from the coding sequence ATGTTCGACCGAAACCGGAATGAAAGTGATTTGGGAGAGGATTTTCTCAAGCATGCCGCCGCCAACACATCTGCCGGGGAAGATCTACCTGTCTCCAGAATTGTTGACATGCTCGAGCTGCCAGCAGGTGAGGAGGTCTCGCTGTTGGGGCAACTGAAAGATGAGGGCTTGATCCAAGATTCGGACGGTGGGTGGCAATTGACACAGTCTGGTTGGACGCGTGGGCGGGAATTGATCCGGGCGCACCGCATCTATGAGAGCTATCTGGCGGAATCGACGGGCATGCACCCTTCGGAATGGCATGCGGAGGCGGATCAACAGGAGCACCGTTTGGATTCCGAAGAAGTGAACCGCATGGCGATCGAGCTGAACCGTCCACGTTTTGATCCGCACGGTGATGCGATACCCACCCGCCGTTTGGAAATGGAAGAGCCACAGGGTTTGCTGCTTTCCCAGGTCAGTGAGAACGGGTATTACCGCTTGGTCCATCTGGAAGATGAACCGGCGGATCCATTCAAACGGACGGTGGCGGCCGGCCTGGCCCCGGATCTTGTTTTACGGGTCGAGGTTTTGAATGGCGGGCGCTATCGGGTCGGGTGGGCCGGTCAGGAGGAAGTGCTGGACAGTGCCCAGGCTGCCGCTTGCCTGGTGCAGGTCTGCGAAGCGGACACGAGTAATTTGCCGACCGGTAATCTGGCCAGTCTCCCAGTTGGTGAGTGGGCTTCCTTGCATTCGATTTCGCCCGCGGTTCGCGGATTGCAGCGCCGTCGTTTGCTCGATCTCGGTTTTGTGCCGGGCAGCCGGGTGGGCAAGGAAGGTGTGGCGGCTTTCAAGGGGCCCATGCGTTTCCGGGTCCGCGGAACCATGCAGGCCTTGCGCCCGGAACTTGCTGCAATGATTTACACGAAAGGGAAAGAAGAGAGTCACTGA